The genomic interval ctctgtggcctctctgcctcaggcactagaatggctctgattgcggcagaacgacaccccaagatgggcagagcatcgccccctggtgggcatgctgggtggatcccggtcgggcgcatgcgggggtctgtctgcctccccgtttccagcttcggaaaaatacaaaaaaaaaaaaaaaaagtaaacactgACATGTGTGtgaagtacttttcttttttcttttagattttatttattcattttagagataggagagagagagaaaggtgggggaagcttgaaaacatcaactcatagtaattaattcttgtatgtgccttgagcgaacatgcccagggttttgaacttgtgacctcagtgtcccagatcaacaccttatccactgtgccaccacaagtcaggctaagtATTTTTCATATGTTCATTGAACCCTAACAATAGTTTTTATTCACAAGTGAGAACTGAGGCATGCAGTGCCTTGACCAAAATTAATATAGCAGAACTGGCATCTGAGACTATACATTCTGGGTCCAGAGTTTGTATCATTAAGCACTACACCATAGTGCAATGCATATCTAACATAAGTTATGACTAAAATTGGGAATTGTTATATCTGAAGACCAGTATAAAACAATTCAAAGGTTTTAAGTAGGGAAATGACATAATCAGGTTGTTAAATCACTTTTCTGGCTACATCTTGGAAAAGgaactgcaggagaggaaggggaatatACAAACATGTTGGAAATGCCACTGCTATTTTGTGGGCAAGAAATGTTTTCTTGGACAGGTTGGTAACAATGGAATTAGAGAAGTGCTTgcaatgaaaaaattatatatatggtaTTCACAAATGTTTGTGTTAGATTTAAGTTTGGAAATAAGGGAGTAAGAGGAATCAAAGAAGACTgccagatttctggcttgagcaactggTAGTACCATGATTTCTTAGCTAATATGATGCATCCTAAGAAATATGATGATGagctataaaaatttaaagactatGAAACCTAGGAAATTAGAATGCAATAATGtggtataaaaattttaaagtcttacatactttatatcttttttttttttttttggtatttttctgaagctggaaacgggtagagacagtcagacagactcccgcatgcgcccgaccgggatccacccagcacgaagctctgcccatcagggggcgatgctctgcccctccggggcgtcgctctgccgagaccagagccactctagcgcctggggcagaggccaaggagccatccccagcgccagggccatctttgttccaatggagccttggctgcgggaggggaagagagagacagagaggaaagggaggtgtggagaagcaaatgggcgcttctcctatgtgccctggccgggaatcgaacccgggtcccccgcatgccaggccgacgctctaccgctgagccaaccggccaggactactttatatctttttggggggagggctGAGTGATGCCTTTTATTGCTTTTcaggcagtgggggtgggggtgtgctcAGGAGCTCTTCGTGGGGCGGTGCGCTTCCTCTTGACCATCACGAACTTCTGGTTGCACAGGATGGTGCTGGTCCTGCGGATGGCGGCCATGTGGAGATCTGGGCGGTACCTGTTCTTGCGGATCATGTGCCGGATGCTGCTCAGGGTGGGCCGGGCGTTCTTGTTGATGGTCCACACGTAGGAGGTGGCCAGCTTTTGCTGGCCGCTTCATAACGATCACCACGCCTTTGCCGTCGGCCGCCGGCTCCACGGCCGCGGTCTTGCGGTCTTGCGGTCTTGCGGTGGTTCAGCCCGTTCTAGCGGATAGCGGAAGGAGTTGCGAGCCTTCAGGTTATTGGGTTCGGTGCTGTAGGTCTGTTTGTTCCTCTTGATCAGGAAGCTGGAGCAGTTCCATAGGACCGACCATTGCAGGTGGGCAGACATGGCGGCAGCTCCTCTCCCTGCCACAGCGGGAGATGAAAAGAGGCCTATACCTTTTCTTTAAATGTTGAGAAATAGAACAGAGATTACAGTCTCTTATGTTTAATAAAGACCACAAAAAGAATTTATCACAGGTGAGACAAATtggattttagttattttaagctAAAAATCTGCCAACATTGTTCAATCTGCAATGGCAATTTTAGGTAGGTGTACTTgctcaaaaagaaaaacttattcttaaatattataaACAGTTAAGATAAATTACCTTTTTTACAAAGTTTAAAAACCTATAAAAATTCATTCAATTTATATATTATCATACTGCCTTTCTTTGTATATATCATGAATATATATTCACAAATCTGCTTGACCTTTCTATTTAAATGTTTCACAggtatctaaaattttttttattttttattttagtattatttatttttatgatagaacgggacagagagagggacagacaggaagggagagaaaggagaagcatcaattctttgttgcaataccttagttcagtagttctcaaagtgtgcgccagggcgcactggtgtgcccatAAGATTTCCAGG from Saccopteryx leptura isolate mSacLep1 chromosome 2, mSacLep1_pri_phased_curated, whole genome shotgun sequence carries:
- the LOC136391000 gene encoding large ribosomal subunit protein eL28-like codes for the protein MSAHLQWSVLWNCSSFLIKRNKQTYSTEPNNLKARNSFRYHRKTAAVEPAADGKGVVIVMKRPAKAGHLLRVDHQQERPAHPEQHPAHDPQEQVPPRSPHGRHPQDQHHPVQPEVRDGQEEAHRPTKSS